ATCTCCTGCTGTAGCGTTTGAATGGCACTCCGTCAGCCGCGATGAGAAACTTCTCGAAGTTCCACGCGATGTCGTATCTGCAAACGGGACTCCACACGATAAATTTGGGGTCGCTCATTAAGGCCATTGGCTCGTCGCTCGGGAACGGAAGTTTCTCCTTGAGAAAGACGAAGAGAGGATGAGCGTCTTTCCCGTTCACGTCGACCTTCTCCAAAAGGTGGAATTTGGGTTCGAAGCCATTCCCAGGACGGACGTACTTCAGGGACATCAGGATCTCTTCGTTTTTACAGTTTTCCTATTGGGAAAAAATAGGTATATTAATACTGAAAAACAATTCAACTTTTTTTATTCATTACAAATATCACTATTAACCATCATCATCTGTTTACTATAAATGCCATtacaaaaacttttgtttttttaacagaatAAGATTTAATGGTGTGGTGTTCCAGACAACATCCCACTAAATAAACCCAACACATTAACAGAAACCATTGGTTTTCATTAAAACGGCCACATTCCCCATTATATCCATTAAATCCATATAGACTTTCTATGATGGCTTCTATTTTTCAGCATGCAAAATTATGTGTAATTAAAATGTTAGTTAGTGAAGTATAATGTTATAAAAGTTACATTTAATAAAGTATTGCAATTTGCACTTTTAATGTAACTTATTAAAGAAGTTTGACACAGTAGTCATGCGACAGGTCTAGACAGACAGATCAAGTACGGCAGACGCACCTGCTTAAAAGTGCGTTTGAATAGCACCTTACGTAAAACGACTATTTTCTTACCTGATAGCCGAACTGATTGCAGGGGACTCCCAGAATCACAAGCCCTTTGTCAGAGAAGCGATCATAGAGCTCGTTCATCTGGGTGTAATCCCTGGTGGTCGTTCCTCAAAGAGACGCCACATTCTCGATAAGGACCACTTTGCCTTGTAAAGATGAAAACTTAAATTCCTCGCCTGTCAGCGTTTTAGCTGAGATGTCGTAAAACGACTTAGTTCCAGACATGATCCTAATCCAGTCTTGCAAGTAGCCAAACAAGTGGGAAATAAGGAAATGACTCCAGTATAAAACTGTTATCTGTGGCCAGCGTACTCTGTGCTGTCACCAATCACGCCCACTTTTAAAACACACCCTAATAATGTTAGGGTATATGgtaaaaatgttgtgtttagTCGTTTGACGTTTACAATGTGTATCGTCTTATTTGTGGAATATTCCAGAAAGGTAAACTTTGACACAAATTACTTAAAGATGTTAAAGGTAGTTAACTTGCAAATGTATACAGCCACGACGCCAAAAAAATTGTTTATCTACACGACCAGAATATTTCGCCACGCTCCCTAGATTTTACAAACGACTGGCGCGGTAAACTTTGTGACGCAATTCGTTCAGATTAGTTTGGTAAATTATTGGTTAGGTAGGTTGTTTTTGTAAAAGTTGTTTTTGACGTGGGTTATGTTTGGTAAGTATGGTTGTGATAATGAGTATTATTATGTAGATGCTTAATTTCGCCCTGCACAAGGTGTTTAAGTCTGACATGTCTAACAGTACTTGTCACAACCAAATATGGTCACAGCTCACACAGTAATCTGTGTGATGGATGCTTGATCCATCCTAAATTTTACCTCGACAATTCTGTCAGTGGTATCAGATTAATTAAAATGATCAGATACATTTATCTGGTATTAGATAAATTACAATTTAAAATGTGTAATGGAAgttcactttttttaaatggggaACATGTCTAATAACAAATGCCTTTACCAAATTGAGTGACTAAACAGGGCAAGATTtactttaatcatattttttttgggggggggggtcattGAAACCGTGTCaatgataaataaaacattactaattattaattaatactATTATTAATTGAACAAAGAAAAAGTTAAGACCGTTTTGTAAGCACTTTTCCGACTGTATAAGGTCCCCTGATCTCTGCTTGTTCACGCCATCTAGTGGTTAAAAGAGGTTAGTGCATCTCTCCAGTAGAGGAACGTGTGAAGCACAGAAATTATTACTCCATCTAAAGTGTTTTATATGGCTTATCttatgttttaaataggaaaatataatttaatataatattttattatctattaaagctatattttattatatacagcTATATTTTATCCTATATTAAGAATGGATAGTTTGCAAATAACGAGACAGGCAGGTTCAGATTCTACATAATATCTAGTTCACCTGATCTCAGACAAAATAAATCCACAAAGCATCATGTAATGTAGGAGATCATTGCTTTCAAAATTGTACTGTGACCACATTATGTTAAATACCATATGTATGACGAATTAGCTTTATTATACAATTAAATAACTATTTTAAATCGTTCTTTTTCAAAAATGCAATTTCATGTTGACAAGACAAACCATTACCATTTGCGGAAAGGAAAATTacaatgttaacaaataaaaatacttgTGATTATATAAAATCTTTCTTGCCTTTGTAAGTGAATAGTTGTGTTCCACTTCATGCGGTACCACAAAAACTGACtggcggatgacgtcaaagtacagcAAGAGCGAGTGGAAAATAGACTTCTCCGTATGGTttcttgaatcgctctcgcggtacttcgaCGTCATCCACTTGTCGTTTCTTGCGGTTCCTCATGAAGTCAAACAGGCCTGATAGCGTCCCTCAGCCACCCCCCGTGACTCACAGCCACATGGTACATCCCGGAAGCAACGAGTACGGTGTTTCTGTGTAGAGGCGGATAAATAAACGATCAGCTGTGTCAATAGAAAACTAAAGAAGGGTGTAAACTGACCTCGCAGTGAAGAAACGATACTGTAAACACAACATCCGCAAAGCGATACATATACAAACAGGCCAGTTTGTGACGCCAGATGATTCATATTTCTGTCTCATCCCAGTAACAGAGAAATATTCCTACACATAAAGCGTTTTTGTACTTGATATCATAAACACGGTCAGAATGTCAGACTTTGTCATTTTATGTCTGATTGTGTTTTTGATCATATGTCTCATCTTGACTCTGGTGGGATTCGTGTTCTACACCGGGCTTCTCTCTGAGGTCGTGGTTCGGACGGGATCTCCTCCGGTTAAGAAGATCACGATCGCGTATAAGTTCAGGAAAGGATCGTACAAGGCCAGCGGAGCTGCTTTCACGGAGAGCTGCAGTATTGGACCCAAACTGTCGTCTGTCGGTGTGTTTTACAATGACCCCAATCAGGTGAGTCTGGTTTGGTTTCCACCGTAAGTTTTTTTGTTACAATTATcatcaagtaaaaaaaaacacttgctGTCAAAATGACATTGCGTAAGGTGCTTTTCTTGACTTGTGGAAACGATAGGAGCGTGACAGTTCACTTAAgatcaacaatgttttttttaactctaGTGAGCTGCGTTTTCAGTCAATATTTTGTGGCATTAGTCACGTTCCATGCAATGGGGCACCAGCCATGCACTGTAATTTTGGGCACTATTGGCACAGACAGCAGGTCCCCAAACGCTAAATTGGTTCATGCATTGCGTATGATTCCAAAATGTTGTCTGAGAAAACTTAACAAGGTTTTATGTGACACACAATATTATTAGGAGAACTGGTATGAAGATTCATATTGAGTGTTTCCCCAACAGTTTTACATTCATACATTTGGcagataattttatttaaagctACTTACAATGCTTACAAGCtgcatgtttttctttaataactgagctacagaaactAATTTCCAAGAATCTGTTTCCATTAAACACTCATggacttaaaggtgccaaagaatgcattaaaaaatatgttaaattgttctctcatatctacatagaagggaTGTGGCTTTTCAAGTGCAAAaatatccagaaacgtttttacatgtccaccaggatttgcctttagaatgaaatggtccgttattaccttatttgaaagggtcatgaataataatgttgagctttgctctgattggctgtttctcagagcagctcttttaagtagctgtgtgtgtgtgtgtgtgtgcgtgcgtgcgtgcgtgcgtgcgtgtgtgtgtgtgttggtctatgtggtttacggggacatgaatagtgtataatgacatgtttattatgctataaaggtggtttacggggacacgGACAGTGTCCCCataaacggaaaagctaaaaaaaacatactaaatggtagtttttcatagattaaagactggcaacaggtttttgtgacattggggttagggactggggtaggtaagggtaatagaatataacagtttggacagtataaaatgcattgcgtctatggagatgtccccgtaaaccacatacaccAACGTGTgggtgtgtgtaaacagaccttatgtttgagacTGGATCCGACGAAGATATAGAATTTGAggaataataaattatttggatattgtaaagatgtttttttttttgagtggtaaatatgtgtattttttcagtatggacctctAAGCCGTAcactgccagtaacttactgtagattttacaattatgttatttactggaaacagtttgttcaaagttatatgaacatgaaacatttacgGTCTTTATcttaagttactggcaaccagctgcataattacagcaaattttttacagtggtcAATattagaacttcagcctaaaccttagcatatagcattaactagcatatagcgttaactcagcagtcacaactttgttttaacATTGTACTTAAAGACAGGGTGCGTGATCTATGAAAgcaaatgttgacatttgaaatcacctaaacaaatgcccccaccccaatagaatctggaccttcatttaatagacccgccccacacatacgcaacccaggcaacgatgtcggttagtagacacaccccttactgctgattggccacaagtgtgttttggtagtgtgttttggtagtagTTAATCTGTTATTATATGTTGGGTCATAGATCTCGACTGTatcgtcacagttggtgttgagattggcctgttttccagccgacttttgcatgcacaagctTTAcataaggaggaaacaatcgtgtttgaggcttaTTATATGTCCTGTACAAAACTCTTATTATTTATccatgcctaggtaaatacagttttcaattctacggcacctttaataAGAGCAATATACAGCCATTAGATACCTTAATATATTGTAATAGGCTTCACTGTCTCCTACACCAGCACATTTTGAATTTGTATTAACCCTCCACGTATTGGCAATGTACCTTGagaaaattaataaaacaatggCCTGTTCAGGATAACAAGCTCACATCTAATATTTATTGGTATATTGTACATGAATTCTTCCTAAATTTGTGTaactcaattggtagagcattgctttAGTGGTGCCAAGGTCATAGGTTCGATccacagggaacacacatactgataaaagtGTATACCCTGTAATGCACTTTAAGTCGCTTTGCATAAAAgcatctaccaaatgcataaatgtaaatatagatGTCAATCAGAACAGTTCATGCTTCCTTCAGTAGATGTTATTAAAATGATTGTACGCGCTGTACAATTTAATGTTGGGCACTGGAAATAAAGTGGCTACTGGTTGAGTGATTTGGTAAGATGTTTTATCCTTCATTAATCTCATTCTTGAGACATGACACTTATCACCTATTTAGTAATGCCCCATGTATCTGACCATACCAACATGGTGCCAACTTGTTATTGTCAAAGTAACTTGCAAACAGGAGCTGAGGTTGTTGCATGTTACTGTATGTAGGTGTGTAATGTTTAATAGCCTCCTGTGAGAGCACATGTTTTTCTGTTTATCCTGGACATTTGTACTCTCCCTGACCCACTTACATAATTTGTTACACGTTGCTGATACAGTAATGTGTTGTTTACAATTTGAAATCTTGTTTAAATAGCAGATGGAAAGTTAACAGTTTAAGTTAAGATATTAGGAGAGAGGATCAGGACTGCACTGAAAAGTTACTAAACTAAAGCAGGTGTTTTTGTGGCTGTGTGACAAGCAAGTGTGAATAGGTAACCAAGTAGCCCAATTACTTCCCAACAATCCTGACAGTGGTGACCCTAAGCAATAAAAAATGCTAGTGTTGTCATGACAGTGGTTTTCAGTTTTGACCTACGTTTTAAGTAAGAAGGATTACTGTCATTAGTTTATTTTTGTTACAAGCTGTTGTTACATTTTCCAAACATTACTGTACATCAGGTTTACTTTAAACCTGTGGCTTGGCAGGCTACAAGCTACTTATAATTTAAAGTAACTTCCCCAGCAACGCTCCCCTCGCAGATATGGATGAcacattaaaggacaagttcggtattttagacttaaagccctgttttcagattgtttatggtcaaatagaatggttttgactgaaatttcaacattttcggctgccctgagaattttcgcgtgtttgtgtttcagctcagacctctacaatgggtttaatggtgcactggaacaatccatcctaaaatgcattaaactttcgtttacaaagacgtgaaactcaccgagtggtcaggggtgttcactggtatgctcacacaaaaatcgctccaaaagacgcattccaacaggttttatcgtagtttttaccaactccattgactgtattagacgtcctgtgaggtacggtattactccgcgccgggaactttgtttctattcttgcaattggcaaaggcggattagcgccaccacctgggctggagtgtttattattcaagctctaagcggaagaatgtacgggtgtgaggcgtttggggaaataggtccacaagttaacaacgaatgctaaaacagctgttggaaagcatcttttgcagcgatttttgtgtgagcatatcagtgaacacccctgaccactcggtgagtttcacgtctttgtaaacgaaagtttaatgcattttaggaaggattgttccagtgcaccattaaacccattgtagaggtctgagctgaaacacaaacacgcgaaaattctcagggcagccgaaaatgttgaaatttcagtcaaaaccattctatttgaccataaacaatctgaaaacagggctttaagtctaaaataccgaacttgtcctttaaactgCGATATAGGAAAgtatttaaacattgacagaaAATGCTAATTTTACCTATACATGAGTTGCCCGTCCAATTTAGACCTTTTGCACTGAACAGACATTTAGGTGATGTATGACATATGCACCAAAAAGGAAAATATGAGATATCTGAAACGACTACAGTCACATCCAATTGAAACCAACTAATTTCAGACAAAACTGAGTCATGTGGGTCAAAAAAGGAAAATAGACATATAAGTGAATGCCAAACCAGCAGTGCGGTCAGTTCTACAGTCTAGTGAGGTGTGGCTATAGATGGGGCATGTGCTCGGTTCTGATGCTAAAATAGGTTAGGAATATATGACATCATTCCAGTCAATTTAATTGGTGCCATGATAATGCTTTTTTAACTTTTACATGATAGTACCATTGTATTTCTGACGATTATAAGTACAGGACTGTTTTTGTGAGCGCCCCCCTCCGTGCATCCCAAAAATTAAGGTAAAATAcctacagggttcccacggttCATGGAATTTCTGAGATATCAAGGAATTTTGAAAGGTCTTATCCAGACATTGAAGGTCAGGAATATCAGACATTTTGTTTGTCTCtttacatttatcaaaatgtaatcaGCTTGATGTATTGAATGCTGTTTCCCGGTCCAAGCCTCCAAGGTGACTAAattatgacacaattttcatatTTTAGTGACCAATCCCtttaaaacattaagtaaatAAGTGCAATTGCAGATTCTtaaccactagatggcactcaCAGTACAGCATAAAGGAACAGCcataatacagagatgatctaAAATCATATATAGACATGTTTCACATACCAGAATCAAAGAATGAGAGAATCAAAATACTTGTTAAACCTAATTTACTTGTAAACATAATCTGGTTCAAAAAGTAAATTTCTTTCAAACAAATATTAAACTATTGGTTAACCTGAGGTTGCCAAATATTTGTTGGAGCTTGACATGATAGGCTCAAATGTCCTCAAAGAAAGCTTAGTTTTTACCTCAGAATGGACAAATTCAATTGTCAAACTGATTTCACATGAGAGTAATGTTATTGTAATACTGATGACATCTATATTCCAGAGGTAAAGGTCTCTGTATAATACAGGCTTCAGGTGTCTAAAGAGATTTGTGTCTATTTTCTTTGTCGAGTGATGGTGACAGGGATGGGTTTTTGGGATTGGCACCTTCACCTTTATTGTCCAGCCACCAGCATCTCCCTTAAAGCCAATTAGCTTCAGATCTGACTATCATAGGCTGTCTGAGCTTAGCGGGGTCGCTGACCGATTTTAATTGGCATAATGCTTTGTGCTTATTAACATGATGAGCCCCCACATGAGAGAAAGGGTGGTGAGGTTTGATACGGCCTGTTTCCAAGGGTCAGCTCAGTTGCCAGAGGAGGTGTTCAAGTGTTCAAACTCAACATTGTAAAGTAGATACAGTTACATGTGACGATGATCTTTATATGCTGAGAAAGGACTTGTCTGTTTAGATACGAATCGACTAAAAGTTGCCTATTTTGCTGCATGCTTCAAATTTTTGATTTGGTTGAGagttgttatttttaaatggcaGACTTGAATTTTTCTTTGGAACCTTTAAAGCACCGGTTTAAGTTCAGTGTTTGTAATCTTATCTAGCATGAAAAGATACACTGTTCTTTGATTTAAAGGTATTTACAGGATAAAACTGTACTAAGCCCATCTCAGGTTAAGCTTGTGGATTACCAGCTTCTTTTCCTTTTCCTCTTTATTCAGCCTCCTGGCTGTGCCACACATAACAAAGGAAAGCTCGCACAATCGTGGAAATTAATTAAACTGGAGTGTTTTTCCCAGCCAGTAGCAAAATGTCCTacatatttgacttttgaaaaTGCCAATCGGCCTCCTTTGCCGTTTTTAATTAGACAGATGGCGTGAATGTTGCCTCAAGCTAGGAGTTATGATTAGTTTTAGCCGGGTTGTGAGACTTAACACATGACGGATGGACAGTGGTTGTGGTTCGAGGCGTTTCAGTTTAGCGGTGTCAGTCAGCTAATGAAGCTGGACTAAAGTGCACATAAGGCGCGAACCTTAATTTTGTGCCAAAATTATATCTGAAGCATTCTTCTGAtttcgccatcacctgctttcagatggagcagcatttactacacaaagccgtagttcacttaaaatcggggcaatttcgcattaattatcgtGAACGTATCACCTGTGGCAGTTGTGCGATATGGCACAGCTAACTGCTTTGTATACTAAATGcagctccatctgaaagcaggtgatggtaATGAACATTGTGTTATAATTGTAAAAGCAAAGGAGACCTAAATccagaaaacaaaaaatgtaaatgaatgaaCTTTTGGACTATTTTGAACACGTGCGGTGCCAAATTTACCGTAGCTTTGCTCTCGTGGCCCTTTCAGCTTAAATATTATCACAGGCTTCCCAAACTGAGCTTTTTTGCATACTCTATTTTCTGCCCCATTAATTCTGTCCAGATTGGACCCTATCAAGCACTTTCAGGTCCCCAGAAATGATACGCCATCACTTTCAATTTAAGTCTGCATGAGACGCTATTCAACATCTCGGGGCGTTTAATCATCCTGAGGATCTGCCAGGTTATGCATATTCATGTCGTGACCCATGAGTAGTTCATCCCCAGGTGCTGTAAAACTATTTCACAGCCTTTTTGCtggtaaaacatatttatactGTACATATGAGACTCTATGATCATAGTAATACTGCATTAGGGACTTATTACACACATATAATTCAGAAATCACATTACTCTCATCATTGCTAAATTCTCATGAAGCTTTAAGGTAGCTCTTCATACTAGCTGTTGAGTGCGTCACTGCTGTTATTGTATAATGTATGCAGGCAACTGTATGCATCTTCTCTAGCTGGCCACTAGAGGTCTCCCTGTTGTTATTTCAGGCCACTCAGTGTCCAGCTGTAATTAAACACGCGCCTCATCACAATCCTTTACCTGAAGGGTATATAGTTCATGTTTGCTTTTGAGAAGGCTTCCCAGTGTTTGTTCTGCATTGTGAGCATGTTTTATTTCATTGTTctggttttatattttatagatATAAATATGGGTTTATTTCCATGTAAACTCTCCATGTAAGCAATAAGTTACAAAAGGCTATGCAGTAGCATGGAATAAGTAATGGCTGAATGGTGTTGTTGAGCCCGATGTGAAGAGGAATAGATAGATCGTTATATGGATAGATAAATTGATAGTTATTCAGTATATAGATAATaatatagatggatggatggacggatagacaaatggatggatagattgaTAATTAAACAGTATATAGATAATtatatagatggatggatggatggatggatggatggatggatagatgaatggatggatagattgaTAGTTATACAgttatatggatggatggatggatgaatagattGATAGTAATACAGTACTGGATGGATGGATCTATGGTAGATACTGTATATAGTACAGTTACaatatatagttatatagaTTGTTTTCtttggatagacagacagatgaatggatggatggattaatAGATTGAAAGTGATATATGGAtggattgattgattgataaaTCTATGGATGGATTGATAGTTATACAGTTACATTATATAGATAGTTATCTATGAATAGAGAAacagatgaatggatggatggatggattaatAGATTGAAAGTTATACAGTGATATAAAGATGGATTGAATGATAGATCCATGGATGGATTGATAGTTATACAGTTACAGTATATAGTTATATAGATAGTTATCTATGGCTAGACGGAGGGatcgatagacagacagatggatggattgatagtTGCTGTATAAAGTTATAAAGTTAcagtgtatatttatatatagttatatagatagatggatggatggacgggtAGTTGAATGAATGGTTGGATAGATTGATAGTTATACAGTTATAGCATGTAgatggatgatggatggatggatgaatgactTGATTGTTATATAGTTATACAGTTATATAGTATGTAgtcatatacactcacctaaaggattattaggaacacctgttcaatttctcattaatgcaattatccaAACAACCAATCAtgtggcagttgcttcaatgcatttaagggtgtggtcctggtcaagaaaatctcctaaactccaaactgaatgtcagaatgggaaagaaaggtgatttaagcaattttgagggagtgtggcatggttgttggtgccagacgggccggagtatttcacaatctgctcagttactggggtttacaaagaatggtgtgaaaagggaaaaacatccagtatgtggcagtcctgtgggcgaaaatgccttgtggatgctagaggtcagaggagaatgggccgactgattcaagctgatagaagagcaactttgactgatataaccactcgttacaaccgaggtatgcagcaatgcatttgtgaagccacaacacgcacaactttgaggcggatgggctacaacagcagaagaccccaccgggaaccactcatctccactacaaataggataAAGAGGCTACactttgcacaagctcaccaaaattgaacAGTTggagactggaaaaatgttgcctggtctgatgagtctcaatttcttttgagacattcagacgatagagtcagaatttggcataaacagaatgagaacatggatccatcatgccttgttaccacaaGGTggtgctggtggtgtaatggtgtgggtgatgttttcttggcacactttaggcccctttgtgccaattgggcatcgtttaaatgccacggcctacctgagcattgtttctgaccatgtccatccctttatgaccactatgtacccatcctctgatggctacttccaacaggataatgcaccatgtcacaaagctcgaatcatttcaaactggtttcttgaacatgacaatgagttcactgttcTAAAATgtcccccacagtcaccagatctcaacccaatagagcatctttgggatgtggtggaacgggagcttcatgccatggatgtgcatcccacaaatctccatcaactgcaagatgctatcctatcaatacgggccaacatttctaaagaatgctttcagcaccttgtaaaatcaatgccacatagaattaaggcagttctgaaagtgaaagggggtcaaacgcagtattagtatggtgttcctaataatcctttaggtaagtGTAGATAGAAGAATGGACagatagatgaatggatggatagattgaAAGTTAtataaagatggatggatggacagacagattaTTTATAGTTATATAGTTAAACAGTTACAGTATATGGTTATGTATAGTTATATAGATGGCTGGACGGACGGACAGTTATACAGTGTTAGTATAAATAAGTTATATAGATAAATAAATGGATAGACAGATGAAAAGACGGACAGATTGCTGGAATGACAGgtggacagatggatggatagacggaTGGATTGATAGTTACTGTATGTAGTTATACAGTTACAGTATATTGTTATATGGTTAAATAGATAGatacggatggatggatggatggattgatgaaTGGACTTATAGACGTATGGATCAGttaatggatggatgaatggatgacTTGACACTTGGATCAATGGATAgacggatggatagatggattgaTGAGATAGATTTGCCTTTAATATATTTAGTCTATAGAATTTTGTCTGTTAATACCTTTTTGACCTCACTAAACGTCCTACTCCAGACACCACTTAAGCAATTACTGACGTTGTAGCTTTTTACAAGGGTTTCACAGGAGGTTTTTATAGCAGGATACATGATTGCGTAAATTGATGAGAAGGCTTCTCAAAAGTGCTCCATCAGGTTTAATGAGGACAATTCTACCTGCTGTGTTAATACTGCCGAACTTTACGAAACACAAACCTGACAATGAATCACGCCAGGACAGTCAAACAAAGCTGTCAGTTCAGGAGCTTGTAACTGCATGGAGCTGTAGGGTACGGAAAATTGCTGCTTCATGTAAAATATGGCCAATAAATTATCAAAAAGTTACTTGACTTTTGAGATCGTACATAACTGTAAACAAAATAAGTCTTATCCAATATTTGAAAGTTTAGATCATTTATTTAGATACGCATTAG
This Paramisgurnus dabryanus chromosome 7, PD_genome_1.1, whole genome shotgun sequence DNA region includes the following protein-coding sequences:
- the gpx1b gene encoding glutathione peroxidase 1b, coding for MSGTKSFYDISAKTLTGEEFKFSSLQGKVVLIENVASLUGTTTRDYTQMNELYDRFSDKGLVILGVPCNQFGYQENCKNEEILMSLKYVRPGNGFEPKFHLLEKVDVNGKDAHPLFVFLKEKLPFPSDEPMALMSDPKFIVWSPVCRYDIAWNFEKFLIAADGVPFKRYSRRYLTSDIEGDIKKLLSIAN